In the Desulfobacterales bacterium genome, TCAAGATTATCCATAATCGTGATTTAAAAGATGGGTTTGGGGAAGCTTACCTGCCATTTGCGCTTGAAAAAAAATACAAGCATGCTGCCAGACAGTTGGGCTGGCAATATGTCTTTCCGTCCGAGCGGATATCCAATGACCCCAGGAGCAATAAGATGCGGCGCCACCATATCGACGAAAGCGGACTTCAAAAGGCGGTCAAGACTGCGGCACGCAAAGCAGGGCTTAAAAAACCGGTGAGTCCGCATACTTTCCGGCATAGCTTTGCAACCCACCTGCTGGAGTCAGGATACGATATACGGACCGTACAGGAGTTGCTCGGTCATTCGGATGTGTCCACCACTATGATCTACACCCATGTGCTTCAAAAGGGCGGAATGGGTGTTCAAAGTCCGTTGGATGCACTTTAATAAATACGGAAAAAGTCGGAAAATGAAAAAGATCGGCATCCTTCAAAATACGATTCAGGAATACGGCTGGGGTTCGCGCACGGTTATAGCCGAACTGTTGGGAAAGCCGTCTCCATCAGAAAGTCCCCAGGCCGAACTGTGGATGGGAACGCATCCCAAAGCGCCGTCCCTGGTGCAGGTTGACGGTCGATTTGTATCGCTGGCAGATGTAATTGCCAAAAATCCGGAAGATGTTTTAGGGAAAACAGCTATCGGCCGTTTCGGAAATCGCCTGCCATATCTTTTCAAGGTGCTGGCAGCCGCCCAGCCCCTCTCCATCCAGGCCCATCCCAACAAGGCCCAGGCCAAAGCCGGTTTTGCGCGCGAAGAAAGGGCCGGCATCCCGCCGGACTCACCGGAGCGCAATTATCGGGACGCCGATCACAAACCCGAATGCCTCTGCGCCCTGACACCCTTCCGGGCACTGAAGGGCTTTCGCAAAGTCAAGGATCTCGCCGCCCGCATGCAGACCTGCTGTTCAAAAAACCTGTCGGTTGAATTGAAAGAGATTGAACGCTCTTACGATTCGCAGGGATTAAAACGTTTTTTCGAATCCCTCTTGACCCTTTCTTTTGATCGCAGGGAAAAAACCGTTCAGGAGGCCCTCAACGCAGCCCAAGAGGGAAGAGTGGATTCAGAAAGCTGCGAGTGGATGCAAAAACTGCATCATTACTATCCGGATGATATCGGCGTTCTGGCACCGCTATTTTTGAATCTGGTATGTCTGGAGCCGGGTCAGGCCATGTTCCTACCGGCCGGACAGATGCACTCCTATTTGGAAGGGGCCGGCATAGAGTTGATGGCCAACTCCGACAATGTTTTAAGGGGGGGGCTTACCCCCAAGCACGTGGACATTCCGGAGTTGATGAATATATTAGATTTCAGAGAGCGGCCGGTATCCATCCTTGCGCCGGTCAAAAAAAATGAATTTGAAGTGGTATACGAAAGCAGCGACGAGGAGTTTGTACTTTCCGTGATCTGCACCCCCCGGGGCGGTGTATACCGGAGCAGGGGGAAACGCAGTGCGGAGATTCTGCTGTGCACCGAAGGGGAGGGGAGGCTGACGGATACCGGCAGCGGCGAGCAAATTGATGTTCGCAAGGGGATGTCCCTACTCGTTCCGGCAGCGGTTCCGCAGTATTCCATAGAAGGGAAAATGACGATCTATAAAGCCTCGGTTCCGATTCGGGGATGAAGTTGAAATAACCGCATAAGATTAAGATGGTTCACCAGAGAGCCGCAGAGAACACAGAGAGTTGAATCCATTTATCTGAACCGGGAGATACCGGCTCAGATAAAACATACGCCCTGAAATAAACAGACCATAAGGAGAAAAAGATGGACGCAACCAGTGAAACAGTCAAAGGCGAGCCCTTTAACCTGGCGGAAAATGTGTCTTATGCCATGGGCGCGGTGGTGAGCAAAACCCTGATGAAAAAAGCGACCGGAACGGTGACCCTTTTTTCATTTGACGCCGGCCAGGGCCTCAGCGAGCACATGGCGCCCTTTGATGCCATGGTCTACGTGCTGGACGGCAAAGCCGTGATCTCCATCGGCGGAAAACCGCACGAAGTCGGCAGCGGCGAGGTGATCATTATGCCGGCCAAC is a window encoding:
- a CDS encoding cupin domain-containing protein, translated to MDATSETVKGEPFNLAENVSYAMGAVVSKTLMKKATGTVTLFSFDAGQGLSEHMAPFDAMVYVLDGKAVISIGGKPHEVGSGEVIIMPANITHALQAVEQFKMLLIMIRSQLKRPQKPG
- the manA gene encoding mannose-6-phosphate isomerase, class I, which produces MKKIGILQNTIQEYGWGSRTVIAELLGKPSPSESPQAELWMGTHPKAPSLVQVDGRFVSLADVIAKNPEDVLGKTAIGRFGNRLPYLFKVLAAAQPLSIQAHPNKAQAKAGFAREERAGIPPDSPERNYRDADHKPECLCALTPFRALKGFRKVKDLAARMQTCCSKNLSVELKEIERSYDSQGLKRFFESLLTLSFDRREKTVQEALNAAQEGRVDSESCEWMQKLHHYYPDDIGVLAPLFLNLVCLEPGQAMFLPAGQMHSYLEGAGIELMANSDNVLRGGLTPKHVDIPELMNILDFRERPVSILAPVKKNEFEVVYESSDEEFVLSVICTPRGGVYRSRGKRSAEILLCTEGEGRLTDTGSGEQIDVRKGMSLLVPAAVPQYSIEGKMTIYKASVPIRG